From a region of the Roseivirga sp. 4D4 genome:
- the rfbA gene encoding glucose-1-phosphate thymidylyltransferase RfbA translates to MKGIILAGGSGTRLHPLTIAISKQLMPVYDKPMIYYPLSILMLSGIRDILIISTPHDLPLFKHLLGDGSRVGCTFSYAEQPKPEGLAQAFIIGEEFIGNDKVALVLGDNIFYGSGLPKLLQSNTDPDGGVIYAYRVNDPERYGVVDFDENMNALSIEEKPSDPKSNWAVPGLYFYDNQVVEIAKNLKPSPRGELEITDINKAYLEMGKLKVSQMDRGTAWLDTGTIDSLIQAAQFVQILEERQGIKISCIEEIAYRMKYISKEQLIEIAEPLEKSGYGKYLRKLITD, encoded by the coding sequence ATGAAAGGAATTATACTAGCAGGAGGATCAGGCACTAGACTTCATCCATTGACCATTGCGATCAGCAAGCAACTTATGCCTGTATATGATAAGCCGATGATCTACTATCCCCTTTCCATATTAATGCTATCAGGTATTCGTGACATTCTTATCATTTCAACCCCGCATGACCTCCCTCTTTTTAAACATTTGTTAGGTGATGGAAGCAGGGTCGGATGTACTTTCAGCTATGCCGAGCAACCCAAACCTGAGGGACTGGCACAAGCCTTTATTATCGGAGAAGAGTTTATTGGCAATGATAAGGTAGCCCTAGTGCTTGGCGATAACATTTTTTATGGCTCAGGATTACCAAAGCTTCTGCAGAGTAATACTGATCCTGATGGAGGGGTTATTTATGCATACAGAGTAAATGATCCCGAACGCTATGGGGTCGTTGACTTTGATGAGAATATGAATGCCCTGTCAATCGAAGAAAAACCATCAGATCCCAAGTCAAATTGGGCAGTTCCGGGATTATATTTTTACGACAACCAAGTGGTTGAGATTGCTAAAAACCTTAAACCCAGTCCAAGAGGGGAACTCGAAATAACTGATATCAATAAGGCTTATTTAGAGATGGGCAAGCTAAAAGTCAGTCAAATGGACAGAGGTACAGCATGGTTAGACACTGGCACTATTGATTCACTCATACAGGCCGCACAGTTTGTACAAATCTTGGAAGAAAGACAAGGCATTAAAATCTCATGTATTGAGGAAATTGCCTATCGTATGAAATACATCTCCAAAGAACAGCTCATTGAAATAGCAGAACCTCTTGAAAAATCTGGGTATGGTAAATACCTAAGAAAATTAATTACAGACTAA